In a genomic window of Epinephelus fuscoguttatus linkage group LG23, E.fuscoguttatus.final_Chr_v1:
- the LOC125884325 gene encoding snaclec stejaggregin-B subunit beta-1-like: MTEPATKKGTTAGPSSSTVTEDKTQEPTTKKGTTAGPSSSTVTEDKTQDKVILIKENKTWEEALNYCREKHCDLVSITNPDQQRWVQEKAKKADTTHVWLGLRYTCVMDLWFWVNDNAVCYQKWASEEKTESCDRAAAMSREEGHEWFEKANTETFNFICTVK, encoded by the exons atgacag AGCCAGCCACAAAGAAAGGAACAACAGCAGGtccctcatcatccactgttaCTGAGGACAAGACACAAG AGCCAACCACAAAGAAAGGAACAACAGCAGGtccctcatcatccactgttaCTGAGGACAAGACACAAG ATAAAGTGATCCTGATCAAAGAGAACAAGACCTGGGAGGAAGCCTTGAATTACTGCAGAGAGAAACACTGTGACCTGGTCTCCATCACCAACCCTGACCAGCAGAGATGGGTCCAAGAGAAAGCCAAGAAGGCTGACACTACCCACGTCTGGCTGGGACTGCGCTACACCTGCGTTATGGATTTGTGGTTCTGGGTCAATGACAATGCGGTCTGCTACCAGAAGTGGGCCTCAGAAGAAAAGACTGAGAGCTGTGACAGGGCTGCAGCCATGAGCAGAGAGGAAGGACATGAGTGGTTTGAAAAGGCTAATactgaaacatttaatttcatctGCACTGTAAAGTAA
- the LOC125883590 gene encoding C-type lectin galactose-binding isoform-like, which yields MRTWPQAQNYCREHHTDLVSGDQQLEDDEFKREYKSNKYVWIGLFRDSWRWSDGSSFSFRYRGPQFYDDSGSERCAVTMLNDGGRWRDEDCDETKPFFCYGDKVIPTDESETSEDALYYCGGN from the exons ATGAGAACCTGGCCACAGGCTCAGAACTACTGCAGAGAACATCACACTGACCTGGTCAGTGGAGACCAACAGTTAGAGGACGACGAATTCAAGAGAGAGTATAAGTCAAACAAGTACGTGTGGATCGGCCTGTTCAGAGACTCCTGGAGGTGGTCAGATGGGAGCAGTTTCTCTTTCAGATACAGGGGTCCACAGTTTTACGATGACTCAGGCAGTGAGAGATGTGCTGTGACCATGCTGaatgatggaggcagatggagggatgaagacTGTGATGAGACAAAACCCTTCTTCTGCTATGGCG ATAAAGTGATCCCGACCGATGAGAGCGAGACCTCAGAGGATGCCTTATATTACTGCGGAGGGAATTAA
- the LOC125884324 gene encoding putative C-type lectin domain family 20 member A — protein MQWSLFLLLLMGQCSFFMCHLHEYHFVKEKKNWTEAQQYCREHHTDLATVSNMTDMERLRDSAQNQDGAWIGLYNLSQSTAGEDNRMWHWSLPGVEFNDTNTKWAPDEPNDINSPENCVCIRNNSWLDFHCTEHKHAFICYDERRQSNKTFHLIEDKMSWPQAQSYCRKHHTDLVSGDQQLEDDEFKRDINSDECVWIGLFRDSWRWSDGSNSSFRYWDLESDNDKDLKQCATTK, from the exons ATGCAGtggagtctgtttctgctcCTTCTGATGG GTCAGTGTTCCTTCTTCATGTGTCACCTCCATGAGTACCACTTTGTTAAAGAGAAGAAGAACTGGACTGAAGCCCAGCAGTACTGCAGAGAGCATCACACTGACCTGGCCACAGTGTCTAACATGACAGACATGGAGAGACTCCGTGACTCTGCACAGAATCAAGATGGAGCCTGGATTGGGCTTTACAACTTGTCTCAGAG CACCGCAGGAGAAGACAACAGGATGTGGCACTGGTCTCTGCCAGGAGTGGAGTTCAATGACACTAATACAAAATGGGCTCCAGATGAACCAAATGATATTAACTCTcctgaaaactgtgtgtgtatacgtaATAACTCATGGCTGGACTTCCATTGTACAGAGCATAAGCATGCCTTCATCTGCTACGATG AAAGGAGGCAATCCAACAAGACATTCCATCTGATTGAAGACAAGATGAGCTGGCCACAGGCTCAGAGCTACTGCAGAAAACATCACACTGACCTGGTCAGTGGAGACCAACAGTTAGAGGACGACGAATTCAAGAGAGACATTAATTCAGACGAGTGCGTGTGGATCGGCCTGTTCAGAGACTCCTGGAGGTGGTCAGATGGGAGCAATTCCTCTTTCAGATACTGGGATCTGGAGTCAGATAATGATAAAGATCTCAAGCAATGTGCTACGACTAAG